The following are encoded together in the Thiobacillus sp. SCUT-2 genome:
- the murA gene encoding UDP-N-acetylglucosamine 1-carboxyvinyltransferase gives MDSLLIHGGNPLAGDVRISGAKNAALPILTASLLTAEPLKLGNVPHLKDISTMLALLGHMGVRVTLDDRNQVTLSGESIPHKEAPYEMVKTMRAAILVLGPTLARFGEARVSLPGGCAIGSRPVDLHIKGLQAMGADIAIEHGYIHARCKRLKGARIMMDVVTVTGTENLMMAAALAEGTTVLENAAREPEVVDLARCLIAMGAKIEGAGSDVITVHGVDRLHGADYSVMADRIETGTFLVAAAMTGGRVRTTHTQPDTLDAVIAKLREAGARVSVGDDWIEIESDGKLQAVDVRTAPHPAFPTDMQAQFMALNTVAEGAASVTETIFENRFMHVQELRRLGANIEVSGHTALVRGVPRLDGATVMATDLRASACLVLAGLVAAGETTIERIYHLDRGYERIEEKLTQLGARIKRVH, from the coding sequence ATGGATTCCCTGCTCATCCACGGCGGCAACCCGCTTGCCGGCGACGTCCGCATTTCGGGCGCCAAGAATGCCGCGCTGCCGATCCTGACGGCGAGCCTGCTCACCGCCGAACCGCTGAAGCTCGGCAACGTGCCGCACCTCAAGGACATCAGCACGATGCTGGCGCTGCTCGGCCACATGGGCGTGCGCGTCACGCTCGACGACCGCAACCAGGTCACGCTCTCCGGCGAATCGATTCCGCACAAGGAAGCGCCCTACGAGATGGTGAAGACCATGCGCGCCGCGATCCTCGTGCTGGGGCCGACGCTGGCACGCTTCGGCGAGGCGCGCGTCTCCCTGCCGGGCGGCTGCGCGATCGGCTCGCGCCCGGTCGACCTGCACATCAAGGGCCTGCAGGCGATGGGTGCCGACATCGCCATCGAGCACGGCTACATCCACGCGCGCTGCAAGCGCCTCAAGGGCGCGCGCATCATGATGGACGTGGTGACCGTGACCGGCACCGAGAACCTGATGATGGCCGCCGCGCTGGCCGAAGGCACGACCGTGCTGGAGAACGCCGCGCGCGAGCCCGAGGTCGTCGACCTGGCGCGCTGCCTGATTGCCATGGGGGCGAAGATCGAGGGCGCGGGCAGCGACGTCATCACCGTCCACGGCGTCGACCGGCTGCACGGCGCCGACTATTCGGTGATGGCCGACCGCATCGAGACCGGCACCTTCCTCGTCGCCGCCGCGATGACCGGCGGCCGCGTGCGCACGACACATACGCAGCCCGACACGCTCGATGCGGTGATCGCCAAGCTGCGCGAGGCGGGCGCCCGGGTGAGCGTGGGCGATGACTGGATCGAGATCGAATCGGACGGCAAGCTGCAGGCGGTCGATGTGCGCACCGCGCCGCACCCGGCTTTCCCGACCGACATGCAGGCGCAGTTCATGGCGCTCAACACCGTCGCCGAGGGCGCGGCCAGTGTCACCGAGACGATCTTCGAGAACCGCTTCATGCACGTGCAGGAACTGCGCCGGCTCGGCGCCAACATCGAGGTGTCCGGGCATACCGCACTGGTGCGCGGGGTCCCGCGCCTCGACGGCGCCACCGTCATGGCGACCGACCTGCGCGCCTCGGCCTGCCTGGTGCTCGCCGGGCTGGTCGCGGCGGGCGAGACCACCATCGAGCGCATCTACCACCTCGACCGCGGCTACGAGCGCATCGAGGAGAAGCTCACCCAGCTGGGCGCGCGGATCAAGCGGGTGCATTGA
- a CDS encoding STAS domain-containing protein, translated as MIACDEATCRIAGAVTVDSVGNLLRALQPHLAKGVSTLDFGAVEAVDSAALALIFSAMRQASQAGRTLSCTGLPPSFTTLAELYGVADLLPA; from the coding sequence GTGATCGCGTGTGACGAAGCGACCTGCCGCATCGCCGGCGCGGTGACGGTCGACAGCGTCGGGAACCTGCTGCGGGCGCTTCAGCCCCACCTCGCGAAGGGCGTGTCGACGCTCGACTTCGGCGCGGTGGAGGCCGTCGACTCGGCGGCGCTGGCGCTGATCTTCAGTGCCATGCGACAGGCAAGCCAGGCCGGCCGCACGCTGAGCTGCACCGGCCTGCCGCCGAGCTTCACCACGCTCGCCGAACTCTACGGCGTGGCCGACCTGTTGCCGGCATGA
- the mlaD gene encoding outer membrane lipid asymmetry maintenance protein MlaD has translation MNKTILDLWVGLFVVAGIVALLFLALKVGSMSTVNATDSYEVVARFENIGGLKPRAPVKSAGVVVGRVADIRFDNKDYQAAVTLRLDKRYAFPKDTSAAIMTSGLLGEQYVALEPGGDGTMLKDHDRITITQDAVVLENLIGQFLYGKAQEGAPK, from the coding sequence ATGAACAAGACCATACTGGATTTGTGGGTAGGCCTCTTCGTCGTCGCGGGCATCGTCGCGCTGCTGTTCCTGGCGCTCAAGGTCGGCAGCATGAGCACCGTAAACGCAACCGACAGCTACGAGGTGGTGGCGCGCTTCGAGAACATCGGCGGCTTGAAGCCGCGCGCGCCGGTGAAAAGCGCCGGGGTGGTCGTCGGACGCGTGGCCGACATCCGCTTCGACAACAAGGACTATCAGGCCGCGGTCACGCTCCGGCTGGACAAGCGTTATGCTTTCCCCAAGGACACCTCCGCGGCCATCATGACCTCCGGGCTGCTGGGCGAGCAGTATGTCGCCCTGGAGCCGGGAGGGGATGGCACGATGCTGAAGGACCATGACCGCATCACGATCACGCAGGATGCCGTGGTGCTGGAAAACCTGATCGGCCAATTCTTGTACGGCAAGGCTCAAGAAGGAGCACCCAAATGA
- the mlaE gene encoding lipid asymmetry maintenance ABC transporter permease subunit MlaE, translated as MLRQAIENLGHRTIQGVWRIGFAARFFLATLLHSGTAFRRFGLTVREIYFTGVLSLIIIVVSGLFVGMVLGLQGYETLQRYGSESALGTLVALSLVRELGPVLAGLLFASRAGSAITAEIGLMKATEQLSAMEMMAVDPIARVVAPRFWAGVISMPLLAALFSALGIFGGYLVGVQLIGVDEGTFWSQMQSSVDFDQDILNGVIKSVVFAVAVTTIALFEGYDAPPTAEGVSGATTRTVVTSSLVVLALDFVLTAFMFRGLN; from the coding sequence ATGCTTAGGCAGGCGATTGAAAATCTGGGGCATCGCACGATCCAGGGTGTCTGGCGCATCGGCTTCGCCGCGCGCTTCTTCCTGGCGACGCTGCTGCATTCGGGCACGGCGTTCCGCCGCTTCGGGCTCACGGTGCGCGAGATCTACTTCACCGGCGTGCTCTCGCTCATCATCATCGTGGTGTCGGGGCTGTTCGTCGGCATGGTGCTCGGCCTGCAGGGCTACGAGACGCTGCAGCGCTACGGCTCGGAATCGGCGCTGGGCACGCTGGTGGCGCTGTCGCTGGTGCGCGAGCTGGGGCCGGTGCTGGCGGGCCTCCTGTTCGCCAGCCGGGCCGGATCCGCGATCACCGCGGAAATCGGCCTGATGAAGGCGACCGAGCAGTTGTCGGCGATGGAGATGATGGCCGTCGACCCGATCGCCCGCGTGGTCGCCCCGCGCTTCTGGGCAGGGGTGATCTCGATGCCGCTGCTGGCCGCGCTGTTCTCGGCGCTCGGCATCTTCGGCGGCTACCTCGTCGGGGTGCAGCTGATCGGCGTCGACGAGGGCACGTTCTGGTCGCAGATGCAGAGCTCGGTCGATTTCGACCAGGACATCCTCAACGGCGTCATCAAGAGCGTGGTGTTCGCCGTCGCGGTCACCACCATCGCGCTGTTCGAAGGGTATGATGCGCCCCCGACCGCCGAAGGCGTGTCCGGCGCCACCACGCGGACCGTGGTGACGTCCAGCCTGGTCGTGCTGGCGCTGGATTTCGTGTTGACCGCATTCATGTTCCGGGGACTGAACTGA
- the hisG gene encoding ATP phosphoribosyltransferase: protein MSTTGITLALSKGRIFEETLPLLAAAGITPTENPESSRKLIIGTNRDDVRLIIVRASDVPTYVQYGAADLGIAGKDVLNEHGGSGLYQPLDLQIAKCRMMVAVREGYDYAGTVKQGARIRVATKYVNAARDHFASKGVHIDLIKLYGSMELAPLVGLSDVIVDLVSTGGTLKANGLVAVEHISDISSRLVVNQAALKLKRALIQPVIDAFASAVASR from the coding sequence ATGAGCACCACCGGCATCACGCTCGCCCTCTCCAAGGGCCGCATCTTCGAGGAAACGCTGCCGCTGCTGGCGGCGGCCGGCATCACGCCGACCGAGAATCCGGAGTCCTCGCGCAAGCTCATCATCGGCACGAACCGCGACGACGTGCGCCTCATCATCGTGCGCGCGAGCGACGTGCCGACCTATGTGCAATACGGCGCCGCCGACCTCGGCATCGCCGGCAAGGATGTGCTCAACGAGCATGGCGGCAGTGGCCTCTACCAGCCGCTCGACCTGCAGATCGCCAAGTGCCGCATGATGGTCGCGGTGCGCGAAGGGTACGACTATGCGGGAACGGTGAAGCAGGGCGCGCGCATCCGCGTCGCCACCAAGTACGTCAATGCGGCGCGCGACCATTTCGCCAGCAAGGGCGTGCACATCGACCTCATCAAGCTGTACGGTTCGATGGAACTCGCGCCGCTCGTCGGGTTGTCTGACGTCATCGTCGACCTCGTCTCGACCGGCGGCACGCTCAAGGCGAACGGCCTCGTTGCAGTGGAACACATCAGCGACATCAGCTCGCGCCTGGTGGTGAACCAGGCCGCGCTGAAGCTCAAGCGCGCCCTGATCCAGCCGGTGATCGATGCATTCGCGTCCGCCGTCGCGTCCCGCTGA
- a CDS encoding TolC family protein, with the protein MTLNALTRTLLAAGMLLTALPGRADTVNLQQAVEMSLAADPRIKEREQVVEAARAMVKEVQGNAGWRLSANAFIGLAPKVEGGFYQNGAYSGVTPRSDGDTLHGVSDWTHLDFALVKPLFTFGKIEHYGDAAQGNVDVKQGEVRQARTATVYDTKRAYYGYLTARDTRVFLEDMQTRLNDAIGSVERNLKAESGESRQSDLYALQTARGLLAKYVNQARAIEKISLDGLKVLTGVGLKGELSVADEHIAPLPFPQVDLDELQAKALQERPEMQELEAGLRARRALVAAKKADRMPDVYAGVVGQLNYASQRDRLDNPYVYDPFNNAGLTPVVGVKWDTVFGASQARVDQAQAELEALNHKKAFAVAGIPFEVGEAYANAQANYNAQRELGDGATAARRWMVASLADFSAGLQSADKVAEAIKNYVLVQTEYLRTMNDYNMNVAQLARLTGQLK; encoded by the coding sequence ATGACTCTCAACGCACTGACCCGCACTCTTTTGGCCGCCGGCATGCTGCTGACGGCCCTGCCCGGCCGCGCCGACACCGTCAACCTGCAGCAGGCCGTCGAGATGAGCCTCGCCGCCGATCCGCGCATCAAGGAGCGCGAGCAGGTCGTCGAAGCCGCACGCGCCATGGTGAAGGAAGTGCAGGGCAACGCCGGCTGGCGGCTCAGCGCCAACGCCTTCATCGGCCTGGCACCGAAGGTGGAGGGCGGCTTCTACCAGAACGGCGCCTATTCCGGCGTCACGCCCCGCAGCGACGGCGACACGCTCCACGGCGTGTCCGACTGGACCCATCTCGACTTCGCGCTGGTCAAGCCGCTCTTCACCTTCGGCAAGATCGAGCACTATGGCGATGCCGCGCAAGGCAACGTCGACGTCAAGCAGGGCGAGGTCAGGCAGGCGCGCACCGCTACCGTATACGACACCAAGCGCGCCTATTACGGCTATCTCACGGCGCGTGACACCCGCGTTTTCCTGGAGGACATGCAGACACGCCTGAACGACGCCATCGGCTCGGTCGAGCGCAATCTCAAGGCGGAAAGCGGCGAGTCCAGGCAGTCCGACCTGTATGCGCTGCAGACCGCCCGCGGGCTCCTCGCCAAGTACGTGAACCAGGCGCGTGCAATCGAGAAGATCAGCCTCGACGGCCTCAAGGTTCTGACCGGCGTCGGCCTCAAGGGCGAGCTGAGCGTCGCCGACGAGCATATCGCCCCGCTGCCCTTCCCGCAGGTCGACCTGGACGAGCTCCAGGCGAAGGCGCTGCAGGAGCGCCCCGAAATGCAGGAGCTCGAGGCCGGCCTGCGCGCACGCCGCGCGCTGGTGGCCGCCAAGAAGGCCGACCGCATGCCCGACGTATACGCCGGCGTGGTCGGGCAGCTCAACTATGCCTCGCAGCGCGACCGCCTCGACAACCCCTACGTCTACGACCCCTTCAACAACGCCGGCCTCACCCCGGTGGTCGGCGTGAAGTGGGATACCGTGTTCGGCGCCAGCCAGGCGCGCGTCGATCAGGCCCAGGCCGAACTGGAGGCGCTCAACCACAAGAAGGCGTTCGCGGTGGCGGGGATTCCCTTCGAAGTCGGCGAGGCCTATGCCAACGCGCAGGCCAACTACAACGCCCAGCGCGAACTGGGCGACGGCGCGACGGCGGCACGTCGCTGGATGGTCGCGTCGCTGGCCGACTTCTCGGCGGGTCTGCAAAGTGCCGACAAGGTCGCCGAGGCGATCAAGAACTACGTTCTCGTGCAGACCGAATACCTGCGGACGATGAACGACTACAACATGAACGTCGCGCAGCTGGCGCGGCTGACGGGTCAACTCAAATAG
- a CDS encoding ABC transporter permease, translating to MSGLSALFHKELLRFWKVVVQTVVAPVVTALLYLLIFSHVLEAHVQVYPGVSYTSFLVPGLVMMSMLQNAFSNSSSSLIQSKMQGNIVFVLLPPLSYLEFFLAYLGAAVIRGLIVGLGVWAVTLWYAPFQLPHPLWMLAYALLACAIMAAVGIIAGIWAEKYDQLAAFQNFLILPLTFLSGVFYSIHSLPPFWQAVSRVNPVFYLIDGFRYAFVGQSDTDPGLGLLVAGACFVAISALTLALLRSGYKLRH from the coding sequence ATGAGCGGGTTATCGGCGCTGTTCCACAAGGAGCTGCTGCGCTTCTGGAAGGTGGTGGTGCAGACCGTCGTCGCCCCGGTGGTGACGGCGCTGCTCTACCTGCTGATCTTCTCGCACGTGCTGGAGGCGCACGTCCAGGTCTATCCCGGCGTGTCCTACACCAGCTTCCTGGTGCCGGGCCTGGTCATGATGAGCATGCTGCAGAACGCGTTCTCGAACAGCTCGTCCAGCCTCATCCAGTCGAAGATGCAGGGCAACATCGTCTTCGTGCTGCTGCCGCCGCTGTCCTACCTGGAGTTCTTCCTCGCCTACCTAGGCGCGGCGGTGATCCGCGGCCTGATTGTGGGCCTCGGCGTGTGGGCGGTGACGCTGTGGTACGCGCCGTTCCAGCTGCCGCATCCGCTCTGGATGCTGGCGTATGCGCTGCTGGCCTGCGCGATCATGGCAGCGGTCGGCATCATCGCCGGCATCTGGGCGGAGAAATACGACCAGCTGGCGGCCTTCCAGAACTTCCTGATCCTGCCGCTGACCTTCCTCTCCGGGGTCTTCTACTCGATCCATTCGCTGCCGCCGTTCTGGCAGGCCGTGTCGCGCGTGAATCCCGTGTTCTACCTGATCGACGGCTTCCGCTATGCCTTCGTCGGCCAGTCCGATACCGACCCCGGGCTCGGCCTGCTGGTCGCCGGGGCCTGCTTTGTGGCAATATCCGCCCTCACTCTGGCGCTTCTGCGAAGCGGCTACAAACTCAGGCACTAG
- a CDS encoding O-antigen ligase family protein, translating to MKTDVLKIEANHATDALAVLLTALALFAIQLPKYGTVLLLPALLLAWFQRSTFHIAPELKRIAVLFALYVAAFSVISTDPSRSAKGAYDILRGVLVFLPALWLGTRLSSGTPQTPALLVGLAFSVVNFAFPVFDGSQAFYGYYDNPNNVAVALTAHLFLVAMLFPSRMASHRAWRLLAFAIAFGSLLVLLVLANSRGSWLGVAAAFSWIVLLQAHIGRRTRIALVLAAGAAVLVLISAVDVKGFGYGTVGARLVIWKGLWSLTVAHHPWFGYGINYVKDLLVASGLPTLTAHNVVLEIFVSTGVVGLTAFLAIAYRLAAFLFRQNYARGPVLYAGIGGLTAFLVMGQFDLKFASFKFIAMVSCFLGLIYSQRLPPADANRGS from the coding sequence ATGAAAACGGACGTACTCAAGATTGAAGCAAACCATGCGACGGACGCGCTGGCGGTCCTGCTGACGGCGCTCGCCCTTTTTGCCATTCAGTTGCCCAAATACGGAACCGTTCTCCTGCTGCCGGCCCTTCTGCTCGCCTGGTTCCAGCGGTCCACGTTCCACATCGCGCCCGAGCTGAAGCGTATCGCGGTGCTGTTCGCCCTGTATGTCGCCGCGTTCTCGGTGATCTCGACCGACCCCTCCCGTTCGGCCAAGGGCGCCTACGACATCCTGCGGGGGGTGCTCGTCTTTCTTCCCGCACTCTGGCTCGGCACCCGGCTGAGCAGCGGCACTCCGCAAACACCCGCCTTGCTCGTCGGCCTCGCGTTCAGCGTGGTCAATTTCGCATTCCCGGTATTTGACGGCAGCCAGGCGTTCTACGGCTACTACGACAACCCGAACAACGTTGCCGTCGCCCTCACCGCCCACCTGTTTCTGGTAGCCATGCTTTTCCCCTCGCGGATGGCGTCCCACCGGGCGTGGCGCCTGCTCGCCTTCGCCATTGCCTTCGGCAGTCTGCTCGTTCTGCTCGTGCTGGCGAATTCGCGCGGTTCATGGCTCGGCGTCGCGGCCGCGTTTTCCTGGATCGTTCTGCTGCAGGCACACATCGGCCGACGCACCCGGATCGCGCTGGTGCTCGCCGCCGGCGCGGCCGTTCTGGTCCTCATATCTGCAGTCGACGTCAAGGGGTTCGGCTACGGGACGGTGGGGGCGCGCCTGGTGATCTGGAAGGGGCTCTGGTCGCTGACGGTGGCCCATCACCCCTGGTTCGGCTATGGCATCAACTACGTGAAGGATCTGCTCGTCGCGTCGGGGCTCCCTACGCTGACCGCACACAACGTCGTCCTCGAAATCTTCGTCTCGACCGGCGTCGTAGGCTTGACGGCGTTTCTCGCCATCGCCTACCGCCTGGCTGCCTTTCTTTTTCGACAGAACTATGCGCGCGGGCCGGTGCTGTATGCCGGAATCGGCGGGCTGACCGCGTTCCTGGTCATGGGCCAGTTCGACCTGAAGTTCGCCAGCTTCAAGTTCATCGCGATGGTCTCGTGCTTCCTCGGCCTGATCTACTCCCAAAGGCTTCCCCCGGCGGACGCGAATCGCGGTTCCTGA
- a CDS encoding BolA family protein encodes MVTPDDIKGWITEKLPCDYIELDGDGQHFQAVIVSAAFTGKNMIQQHRLVYDALGTRMHAQIHALSMKTYTPDDWAKR; translated from the coding sequence ATGGTTACCCCCGACGACATCAAAGGCTGGATCACCGAGAAGCTGCCCTGCGACTACATCGAACTGGACGGCGACGGCCAGCATTTCCAGGCGGTGATCGTCAGCGCCGCCTTCACCGGCAAGAACATGATCCAGCAGCACCGCCTGGTCTACGACGCGCTCGGTACCCGCATGCATGCGCAGATCCACGCGCTGTCGATGAAGACCTATACGCCCGACGACTGGGCCAAGCGCTAG
- the asnB gene encoding asparagine synthase (glutamine-hydrolyzing) codes for MCGIAGVVTVDAVEPELLDGMARRLAHRGPDGQGRHVAGNVGLVHTRLAIIDLEGGAQPLYNEDRSLALVANGEIYNYRELRAELEALGHRFATHSDCETILHGYEAWGTACLDRLQGMFAFALHDARRGEVILARDRLGIKPLVYCHDGRGLAFASEIKALRPWLRKPAVDPDGLAQFLQSNFTTGPRTLVAGVAKLLPGHLARVDTRTLKIELHAYWSPLQVAPLDVKLDDALERFDVLMRDVMDIHMRADVPLGLFLSGGVDSSLLAALLAQRVAEPLRTFSVGFPGSSVHNELDAARRIAEQFHTRHSVFEVSADAMLNCLPRSVWAADDLTADYANLPVSMLAEHAGRELKVVFSGEGGDEVFAGYGRYRAPWLRRTLAALRAPGSGGFRTRGIFDRVPSAVFQSPLAQAVTRWREPFRDAWQRTPETWSRLQRMQYVDIGTWLPDDLLVKADRMLMAWGIEGRVPFLDHRVVEFGLGLPDACKIEGRTGKRFLRLWGERYLPRDHLWSRKKGFTVPVDDWLRGERLQKLLDVLPRAAGIRAWFEPVEVRRLLLAQQQGAKHSTALWAMLNFAIWHRIHIEADAEKPADQVDPLSLLGG; via the coding sequence ATGTGCGGCATCGCGGGCGTCGTGACGGTCGATGCGGTCGAGCCCGAGCTGCTCGACGGCATGGCCCGGCGCCTCGCGCACCGCGGGCCGGACGGCCAGGGGCGACACGTCGCCGGCAACGTCGGGCTGGTGCATACGCGACTCGCCATCATCGACCTCGAAGGCGGCGCGCAGCCGCTATACAACGAGGATCGCAGCCTCGCGCTCGTCGCCAACGGCGAAATCTACAACTACCGGGAACTGCGCGCCGAGCTCGAAGCGCTCGGCCACCGCTTCGCCACGCATTCGGACTGCGAGACGATCCTGCATGGCTACGAAGCCTGGGGGACCGCCTGCCTCGATCGCCTGCAGGGGATGTTCGCCTTCGCGCTGCACGACGCACGCCGCGGCGAAGTGATCCTGGCGCGCGACCGCCTCGGCATCAAGCCGCTGGTTTACTGCCACGACGGGCGCGGGCTGGCGTTCGCTTCCGAGATCAAGGCGTTGCGGCCCTGGCTGCGCAAACCTGCGGTCGATCCGGACGGGCTTGCGCAGTTCCTGCAGAGCAACTTCACGACCGGACCGCGGACCCTGGTCGCGGGCGTGGCGAAACTGCTGCCCGGCCATCTCGCGCGCGTCGACACGCGCACGCTGAAAATCGAACTGCATGCCTACTGGTCGCCGCTTCAGGTCGCGCCGCTCGACGTGAAGCTCGACGACGCGCTCGAGCGCTTCGATGTCCTGATGCGCGACGTCATGGATATCCACATGCGCGCCGACGTGCCGCTCGGGCTGTTTCTTTCCGGCGGGGTCGACTCCTCGCTGCTGGCGGCGCTCCTGGCGCAGCGGGTCGCGGAGCCGCTGCGCACCTTCTCGGTCGGCTTTCCCGGCAGCTCGGTGCACAACGAGCTCGACGCCGCGCGTCGCATCGCCGAGCAGTTCCATACCCGCCACAGCGTGTTCGAGGTCAGCGCCGACGCCATGCTCAACTGCCTGCCGCGCAGCGTGTGGGCCGCGGACGATCTGACTGCCGACTATGCGAATCTGCCGGTGTCGATGCTCGCCGAGCACGCCGGCCGGGAACTGAAGGTCGTGTTCTCGGGCGAGGGGGGCGACGAGGTCTTCGCCGGCTACGGGCGCTACCGCGCGCCGTGGCTCCGACGCACCCTGGCCGCACTGCGCGCGCCCGGCAGCGGCGGCTTCCGCACCCGCGGCATTTTCGATCGCGTGCCCTCGGCGGTGTTCCAGTCGCCACTCGCGCAGGCCGTGACGCGCTGGCGGGAGCCATTCCGCGACGCCTGGCAGCGCACGCCGGAAACCTGGTCGCGCCTGCAGCGCATGCAGTACGTCGACATCGGGACCTGGCTGCCGGACGACCTGCTCGTCAAGGCCGACCGCATGCTGATGGCGTGGGGGATCGAGGGCCGCGTGCCGTTCCTCGACCATCGCGTCGTCGAATTCGGACTCGGGCTGCCGGACGCCTGCAAGATCGAAGGGCGCACCGGCAAGCGCTTCCTGCGCCTGTGGGGCGAGCGCTACCTGCCGCGCGACCATCTGTGGTCGCGCAAGAAGGGCTTCACCGTTCCGGTGGATGACTGGCTGCGCGGCGAGCGGCTGCAGAAGCTGCTCGATGTGCTGCCCCGCGCGGCGGGCATCCGCGCCTGGTTCGAGCCGGTGGAAGTGCGCAGGCTGCTGCTCGCCCAGCAGCAGGGTGCGAAGCACAGCACCGCGCTGTGGGCGATGCTCAACTTTGCGATATGGCATCGCATCCATATCGAGGCCGACGCCGAGAAGCCGGCCGACCAGGTCGATCCCTTGTCGTTGCTGGGCGGGTGA
- a CDS encoding ABC transporter ATP-binding protein, translated as MSEATPAIHIGDLRKRFRTTQALDGVSLDIRQGEFFGLLGPNGAGKTTLISILAGLTRADAGQAAVMGHDVVRDYRQARRALGVVPQELVYDPFFNVRETLRIQSGYFGLRHNEAWIDEIMHHLDLARHADKNTQSLSGGMKRRLLVAQALVHKPPVIVLDEPTAGVDVDLRRSLWEFISRLNGEGHTVLLTTHYLEEAEALCGRIAMLKSGRIVACDTTRNLLQLTNEHCAQLRLDAESIPAAWQGRLARDADGCWRINFGDYAELEALLADLRGGGIRVLEMHLQEPDLEDVFTDIMKRT; from the coding sequence ATGAGCGAGGCGACGCCCGCGATTCACATCGGCGACCTGCGCAAGCGCTTCCGCACCACCCAGGCGCTCGACGGCGTCTCGCTCGATATACGGCAAGGCGAGTTCTTCGGCCTCCTCGGGCCCAACGGCGCCGGCAAGACGACGCTCATTTCCATCCTCGCCGGGCTGACGCGCGCCGACGCGGGGCAGGCCGCGGTCATGGGGCACGACGTGGTGCGCGACTACCGCCAGGCGCGCCGCGCGCTCGGCGTGGTGCCGCAGGAACTCGTCTACGATCCCTTCTTCAACGTGCGCGAGACGCTGCGCATCCAGTCCGGCTATTTCGGTCTCAGGCACAACGAGGCCTGGATCGACGAGATCATGCATCACCTCGACCTGGCCCGGCACGCTGACAAGAACACGCAGAGCCTGTCCGGCGGCATGAAGCGCCGCCTGCTGGTGGCGCAGGCGCTGGTGCACAAGCCGCCGGTCATCGTGCTCGACGAGCCGACCGCCGGCGTCGACGTCGACCTGCGCCGTTCGCTGTGGGAATTCATCAGCCGCCTCAACGGTGAGGGGCACACCGTCCTGCTGACCACGCACTACCTCGAGGAGGCCGAGGCCCTGTGCGGCCGCATCGCGATGCTGAAGAGCGGCCGCATCGTCGCCTGCGATACGACGCGCAACCTGCTGCAGCTGACCAACGAGCACTGCGCGCAGCTGCGGCTCGATGCCGAAAGCATCCCGGCCGCCTGGCAGGGGCGCCTCGCGCGTGACGCCGACGGCTGCTGGCGAATCAATTTCGGCGACTACGCCGAGCTCGAGGCGCTGCTCGCCGACCTGCGCGGCGGCGGCATCCGCGTGCTCGAGATGCACCTGCAGGAGCCGGATCTGGAGGATGTCTTCACCGACATCATGAAACGGACATGA
- a CDS encoding MlaC/ttg2D family ABC transporter substrate-binding protein, with product MLRILLLLLAMLGVAAAPAQAADTPPDVLARTTTQEVLAILKKDKDIRGGDMSKVYQLVEAKILPNFDFNRMTQLAVGKHWPRATAKQKQALVTEFRNLLVRTYSASLTAFTNQSVEFKPLAMKPGDTDVTVRSQIIQPGGQPIPIDYSMYQTSFGWKVYDVTIDGVSLVTNYRTSFAATIRQSGIDGLIKTLADKSAHVAPAPAARSGS from the coding sequence ATGTTGCGTATCCTTCTTCTGCTACTTGCGATGCTGGGCGTCGCCGCGGCCCCGGCGCAGGCGGCGGACACGCCGCCCGATGTGCTGGCGCGGACCACCACGCAGGAGGTGCTTGCCATCCTCAAGAAGGACAAGGACATCCGCGGCGGCGACATGAGCAAGGTCTACCAGCTCGTGGAGGCCAAGATCCTGCCGAATTTCGACTTCAACCGCATGACGCAGCTGGCGGTCGGCAAGCACTGGCCGCGCGCGACCGCCAAGCAGAAGCAGGCGCTCGTCACCGAGTTCCGCAACCTGCTGGTGCGGACCTACTCCGCCTCGCTGACGGCGTTCACCAACCAGAGCGTCGAATTCAAGCCCCTGGCGATGAAGCCGGGCGACACGGACGTGACGGTGCGCTCCCAGATCATCCAGCCGGGCGGGCAGCCGATTCCGATCGATTACAGCATGTACCAGACCAGCTTCGGCTGGAAGGTCTACGACGTCACCATCGACGGCGTCAGCCTGGTCACCAACTATCGCACCTCGTTCGCCGCCACCATCCGCCAGAGCGGCATCGACGGCCTGATCAAGACGCTGGCGGACAAGTCTGCTCATGTGGCCCCCGCGCCGGCGGCCCGCTCCGGCTCGTGA